The DNA sequence GATGGTGCCGAGTTCGCGCACCGTGCTGACGTGGCCGGGCGCGGGCAGGCCTTCTGCTGGACATGTGAGCCACGCCCGGAGCCTGGCGCGTCGCTTCAGAGCACCATCTTCACCATCGGATGTGTCGTCAGCGTGCGGTACAGCTCGTCGAGCTGCGGCCGGCTGGTGGCACGGATGGTGATGGTCAGGCCGAGGTAGTTGCCGCCCTTGCTCGGGCGCTGCTCGATGGTCAGGGCGTCGAAGCCCGGGTCGAACTGGAGCGCCACGTGCGCGATGGCCGCCGCAAAGCCCTCCACGTTCGCGCCCATGACCTTGATCGGGAAGTCGCAGGGATACTCGATCAGCGACTGCTCGGGTGGAATGTCGTGCGGGCTGCTCATGTCCGGCTCCTGCTCAGCGCATCCACAGACGCAGCGTGTCCCAGGCGCGGCCGAACATGCCTGCCTGCTCCACCGCTTCCAGCACGGTCACCGGAATCTCGCTCACCACCCGTGTGCCCGACAGCACCTTGAGCGTGCCGACCTGCTGGCCCTTGGTCAGCGGCGCGATCAGCGGATCGGTGCGCACGAGCTGGGTCTTGAGCTGCCCGCCCTCGCCACGCGGTACCGAGACGACCACTGGCGCCTGCGTGCCGAGCTTGGCGGTGGCGGAGGCGCCCTTCCAGAGTTCGGCCTGCGTGATGACCTGGCGGGCGTCGTAGACCTTGACCGAATCCCAGGCGCTGTAACCCCAGTTGAGCAGCTTCTGGCTCTCGACGGCGCGGGCTTCCTTGGAGGTCGCGCCCACGACCACGGTGATCAGCCTGCGCGGCCCGTTGGGGAAATCGCGCTTGGCGGTGGCGATCAGGCAGTAGCCGGCGGCGTCCGTGTAGCCGGTCTTCAGGCCATCGACGCTCGGGTCGCGCCACAGCAGCAGGTTGCGGTTCTGCTGCGTGATCTTGTTGAAGGTGAATTCCTTGAGGGCGTAGTAGCGCACGTCGCCAGGGAAGTCGACCAGCAGCCGCGTGGCGATGGTGCCGAGTTCGCGCACCGTGCTGACGTGGCCGGGCGCGGGCAGGCCTTCCGGGTTCTTGAACTGCGAGACCTTCAGCCCGAAGGCCTGCGCCTGGCGGTTCATCATCGCGACGAAGTTTTCCACCGAGCCGCCGATGGCTTCGGCCAGCAGCACGGTGGCGTCGTTGCCGCTCTGCACGATCATGCCCTTGATGAGGTCTTCCACCTTCACCTTGTTGCCGACCTGGATGTACATGCGCGACGCGTCGGTCATGCCGGTGCGCCAGGCGCGCTCGGAGACGGTCAGCTCCTGGTCGAGCGTGAGCTTCTTGTCGCGCAGGGCCTGGAAGACCAGGTAGGCGGTCATCAGCTTGGTGAGCGACGCGGGCTCGACGGTGGCGTCGGGGTTGCGGCCGGCCAGGGCCTGGTCGGCGCTCAGATCGAGCAGCACGTAGGCCTTGGCGGCAATTTCGGGGGGCTGCGGCGGGGTCTGTGCCAGGGTATGCGGCAGAACCAGGGCCATCGCCAGGGTGGCAAGGAGTCGTTTCATCGGTGGAGTCGGTTCAGGTGCAGGGGTCAGTGCCAGCTGCGCACGATGAGCTGGCGCAGGCGGGGCAGTTGACCGTGGAAGAAATGGCCGACACCGGGCATCACGGTGACGGGCAGGTGTTGCGGGCGGGCCCAGTCGAGCGTGGCGGTCAGGGGCACGACGTCGTCGGTCTCGCCGTGGATGACCACGGTGTCCTCGGGCACATCGGCCGGCCGGGCGCGCTGCGTGGAGGGGCCGACCAGCAGCAGGCGCTCGGCCCGCTCGGCGCCTTCCAGCCGGGCGGCCGCCAGCGTGGTCACGTAGGCGCCGAAGGAGAAGCCGCCGAGCACCAGCGGCAGGCCGGTGGTGCGCTGGGCGGCGACCACCGCGAGCAGGTCGTCGCTCTCGCCACGGCCCTCGTCGTGCACGCCCTCGGTGCTGCCGACACCGCGGAAGTTGAAGCGCACCGTGCGGTAGCCCATCTGCAGGAAGGCGCGCGCCATGGTCTGCACGACCTTGTTGTCCATCGTGCCGCCGAACAGCGGGTGCGGGTGGGCCAGCACGGCCACGCCGCGTGGCGCATCGACGCCCGGCGGCTGGTCGACGGCCACCTCGATGGCACCGGCCGGTCCGGCCACGTGCAGGCGTTCGGTCTGGGCGTTCATCGGCGAACCGTCCTGTCAGCGACCGACGTCGGCCGGCAGCACCAGGCGTTCGACGACCTGGCCGTTCTTCAGGTGCGACTCGACGATCTCGTCGATGTCGCTGTCATCGACGAAGGTGTACCAGGTCGCTTCGGGATAGACCACGGCGACGGGGCCGCCCGCGCAGCGGTCGAGGCAGCCCGCCTTGTTGACCCGGACCTGCCCGGGACCGGCCAGTCCGGCCGCCTTGACCTGCTGCTTGCAGCGGTCGAAGCCGGCCTGTGCCTGGTGGTCACCGCAACTGGACTGGCCGTTGTCGCGCTGGTTCAGGCAGAAGAAGATGTGGCGCTGGTAGTAACTGCTCATGCTGCTCATGCCGGGATTGTAGGAGTCAGGCTG is a window from the Sphaerotilus montanus genome containing:
- a CDS encoding (2Fe-2S) ferredoxin domain-containing protein; translation: MSSMSSYYQRHIFFCLNQRDNGQSSCGDHQAQAGFDRCKQQVKAAGLAGPGQVRVNKAGCLDRCAGGPVAVVYPEATWYTFVDDSDIDEIVESHLKNGQVVERLVLPADVGR
- a CDS encoding alpha/beta hydrolase, which gives rise to MNAQTERLHVAGPAGAIEVAVDQPPGVDAPRGVAVLAHPHPLFGGTMDNKVVQTMARAFLQMGYRTVRFNFRGVGSTEGVHDEGRGESDDLLAVVAAQRTTGLPLVLGGFSFGAYVTTLAAARLEGAERAERLLLVGPSTQRARPADVPEDTVVIHGETDDVVPLTATLDWARPQHLPVTVMPGVGHFFHGQLPRLRQLIVRSWH
- a CDS encoding DUF493 family protein, coding for MSSPHDIPPEQSLIEYPCDFPIKVMGANVEGFAAAIAHVALQFDPGFDALTIEQRPSKGGNYLGLTITIRATSRPQLDELYRTLTTHPMVKMVL
- a CDS encoding D-alanyl-D-alanine carboxypeptidase family protein produces the protein MKRLLATLAMALVLPHTLAQTPPQPPEIAAKAYVLLDLSADQALAGRNPDATVEPASLTKLMTAYLVFQALRDKKLTLDQELTVSERAWRTGMTDASRMYIQVGNKVKVEDLIKGMIVQSGNDATVLLAEAIGGSVENFVAMMNRQAQAFGLKVSQFKNPEGLPAPGHVSTVRELGTIATRLLVDFPGDVRYYALKEFTFNKITQQNRNLLLWRDPSVDGLKTGYTDAAGYCLIATAKRDFPNGPRRLITVVVGATSKEARAVESQKLLNWGYSAWDSVKVYDARQVITQAELWKGASATAKLGTQAPVVVSVPRGEGGQLKTQLVRTDPLIAPLTKGQQVGTLKVLSGTRVVSEIPVTVLEAVEQAGMFGRAWDTLRLWMR